A window from Acropora palmata chromosome 14, jaAcrPala1.3, whole genome shotgun sequence encodes these proteins:
- the LOC141865975 gene encoding galanin receptor type 1-like, whose protein sequence is MMDSRANFSSPNDTDAGVDEQWEKADILKLTAQVLIAAFGVIGNALVITVLKATKKIQPGEFYLMNLAIADLGTLLLTFPIIALKEKANRWLLGRFTCIYLTPCTEVFHGASVWFIAVIAVERYRQVVTVKMVLKNPNKASWQRAKIVATCVWVTSFLIFSLPMYFIVDHQEPVAGRPEICGPNWPSKISIKIYNGLLTFSSYLLPLLVISITYVIISRTLTRSNLFIKAMKRDQLSPQQNDKDSTIKSARLNQNNRAKKILTPLVLVFALTMLPLNTIRFAVVLRPALSDEVFYRSLLFVVSVFVLLNSSSNPVIYSVVSRDFRRRVSNFISGGRGIDKQNTLLGRPVARR, encoded by the coding sequence ATGATGGATTCAAGGGCTAACTTCTCTTCACCAAATGATACAGATGCCGGCGTCGACGAGCAATGGGAAAAGGCTGATATTTTGAAACTTACAGCTCAAGTACTAATAGCTGCGTTTGGAGTGATCGGCAATGCTCTTGTGATCACGGTCTTAAAAGCgacaaagaaaatacaacCGGGCGAATTTTATTTGATGAATTTAGCGATTGCAGACCTCGGTACACTCCTTTTGACATTTCCAATCATTGCTTTAAAAGAGAAAGCTAACCGCTGGCTATTGGGAAGATTTACTTGCATTTACCTGACGCCGTGTACAGAAGTTTTTCATGGTGCTTCTGTGTGGTTCATTGCAGTGATCGCAGTGGAGCGATATCGTCAAGTGGTTACAGTAAAGATGGTGTTGAAGAACCCAAACAAGGCTTCGTGGCAAAGAGCCAAGATAGTTGCGACTTGTGTCTGGGTCACTtcattcttgattttttcgctTCCGATGTATTTTATCGTTGATCATCAAGAGCCAGTCGCCGGTAGGCCTGAAATTTGTGGGCCGAACTGGCCATCGAAGATCTCTATTAAGATCTATAACGGGTTACTGACATTTTCCTCCTACTTATTGCCTCTTTTGGTGATATCTATCACCTACGTTATCATATCACGTACTTTAACACGGAGCAACTTGTTTATTAAAGCGATGAAACGGGACCAGCTCAGTCCCcaacaaaatgacaaagatTCAACTATCAAAAGCGCTCGTTTAAATCAGAACAACCGCGCAAAAAAGATCCTAACCCCTTTAGTGCTAGTGTTTGCTTTGACAATGCTGCCTTTAAACACTATTCGTTTTGCTGTCGTTTTGCGCCCTGCTCTTTCCGATGAAGTCTTTTATCGTAGCTTGTTGTTTGTAGTAtcggtttttgttttgctcaacTCTTCCTCCAATCCTGTAATTTATTCTGTCGTTAGTAGAGATTTTCGTCGACGTGTGagcaattttatttcaggtggTCGAGGAATAGATAAACAGAATACCTTGTTAGGTCGCCCAGTCGCTAGAAGATAG
- the LOC141865978 gene encoding galanin receptor type 1-like, which yields MNTPKLILEEILTLTLEISLAFFGVIGNLLVVTLTFKLGKKRQPMDFYFLHLAIADLGTLLIAFPFLDIRKRLPQNWPLGEFTCRYLYPLTEIFFGASVWFIVAIAFRRYRSIVKGSLDLNKEKDTKKVKRSIFCVWMVSFVFLCLPLYFIVAYREFPDGDRWCGPTWPTWDPNLVTARFYFGFIALFTYFMPLCVIAFAYIFISRALKQTSTFIKAINRERNKPNSVTCQSTFKSARLVENKRAQRVLTPLILVFAFTMLPLNVFRLLFVVWPPAMTKEKYYASIVYVISIFVILNSATNPIIYVLMSRNFRKGVHNLCTWYSR from the coding sequence ATGAACACGCCTAAGCTGATTCTTGAAGAAATCTTGACGCTCACTTTAGAGATTTCACTAGCTTTCTTTGGAGTAATAGGAAACCTTTTAGTTGTAACACTCACATTCAAACTGGGGAAAAAGAGGCAACCAATGGATTTTTATTTCCTGCACTTGGCCATTGCCGATCTTGGAACTCTACTCATTGCATTCCCTTTTCTTGATATAAGAAAACGACTGCCCCAGAATTGGCCTTTGGGTGAATTCACTTGTCGATATTTGTACCCTCTCACTGAAATCTTCTTCGGCGCTTCCGTCTGGTTTATTGTAGCCATTGCCTTTAGGCGATATCGCAGTATAGTCAAAGGAAGTCTCGATCTGAACAAGGAGAAAGACACAAAAAAAGTGAAGAGAAGTATATTTTGCGTCTGGATGGTGTCATTCGTCTTCCTCTGCCTTccattgtattttattgttgcCTATCGCGAGTTTCCAGATGGAGATCGCTGGTGTGGTCCAACGTGGCCGACCTGGGATCCCAACCTGGTCACAGCGCGGTTTTACTTTGGCTTCATAGCTCTGTTCACGTATTTTATGCCTCTTTGTGTGATCGCCTTCGCCTATATCTTTATATCTCGAGCTCTAAAACAAACCAGCACCTTCATCAAAGCAATAAACAGAGAGCGAAACAAACCAAACAGTGTTACTTGCCAAAGCACCTTCAAATCCGCTCGCCTTGTGGAAAACAAACGCGCGCAAAGAGTTCTCACACCACTGATTCTTGTATTTGCGTTCACAATGCTTCCTTTGAACGTCTTTCGTTTGCTCTTTGTGGTTTGGCCGCCGGCGATGACCAAGGAAAAATATTACGCAAGTATTGTTTACGTAATTTCGATTTTCGTAATCCTGAACTCGGCAACAAACCCTATAATTTATGTTTTAATGAGCAGGAACTTTCGTAAAGGTGTGCATAATTTATGCACATGGTATTCGAGATAG
- the LOC141865977 gene encoding tachykinin-like peptides receptor 99D → MGESRLWRPNISVSSTNDSLSVLEEGTEISVEDIMKLFTEVIIVLFGMIGNVLVIIVIKKLGKQKKNEDHYLQNLAIADIGVLLLAFPLAVVKEKKPLNWPFGEFVCRYLYPVPELSHGASIWFIVVIAVERYCKLVALKSHGINRPQGLQRAKIIVACIWLVSFLIFCLPLYFVVDYLELPSGGAWCGPIWSSLVTMRVYVVLVTFLSYILPLITISMTYTSISRTIRRSSVFNKAITSEQHGLKQFEKKTPHITKVTSIRLRQNKRARKIITPLAVIFAITMLPLNSIRLALIIWPSIVTKRYYDDLLFALAILVILNSSLNPVIYSVVSKAFRLRIKNLFVRG, encoded by the coding sequence ATGGGAGAAAGCAGGTTATGGAGGCCAAACATTAGCGTGTCTTCAACAAACGATTCTCTTTCGGTTTTAGAGGAAGGAACTGAGATTTCCGTGGAGGATATCATGAAACTCTTCACTGAGGTTATCATCGTGTTGTTTGGGATGATTGGCAATGTACTGGTAATCATTGTTATAAAGAAACTaggaaagcagaaaaaaaacgaagacCACTATTTACAAAACCTTGCTATAGCAGACATTGGGGTGTTGCTCTTAGCCTTTCCGCTCGCtgttgtgaaagaaaaaaaacccttgAACTGGCCATTTGGAGAGTTCGTCTGCCGTTACTTGTATCCCGTTCCTGAACTATCACATGGAGCTTCAATATGGTTCATAGTAGTTATCGCAGTGGAGCGATATTGTAAATTGGTCGCCTTAAAATCCCACGGGATTAACAGACCCCAGGGTTTGCAAAGAGCAAAGATCATTGTCGCTTGCATCTGGTTGGTGTCTTTCTTGATCTTCTGCTTGCCTCTGTATTTCGTTGTCGACTATCTCGAACTTCCCTCAGGAGGTGCTTGGTGCGGTCCGATTTGGTCTTCGTTGGTTACGATGCGGGTTTATGTAGTTCTCGTAACCTTTCTCTCGTACATATTACCTCTCATAACCATATCGATGACCTACACGTCCATATCTCGAACAATAAGACGTAGTAGCGTTTTCAACAAAGCCATAACTTCGGAACAACACGGCCTAAAGCAATTCGAGAAGAAAACTCCTCACATTACCAAAGTAACAAGCATTCGTCTTCGTCAAAATAAACGCGCCAGGAAAATTATTACTCCGCTTGCAGTGATATTCGCTATTACAATGCTTCCTCTAAATAGCATTCGTCTGGCTCTCATTATATGGCCGTCTATTGTCACAAAAAGATACTATGACGACTTACTGTTCGCTTTGGCGATTTTAGTAATACTTAACTCCTCTTTGAACCCAGTTATTTATTCAGTTGTAAGTAAGGCATTTCGATTGCGGATAAAAAATCTCTTTGTCAGAGGTTAA
- the LOC141865969 gene encoding uncharacterized protein LOC141865969 isoform X2: MAVFEPSGAHVLHSMKPCDLSCCTKSEIKKYFQNTYDLYETLFKALKDESSFYKCPDRLRLPLIFYFGHTAAVYVNKLLLAGLLKENYRMGGSFVWPKVWEVAQYRQKVRQAVLDVIEDTQLELPITQESRWWAVFMGLEHERVHFETSSVLIRQMPLELVRKPEGWKYGPVTTGVPVLSNPMIETEEQSVSLGKPGNFPSYGWDNEYGQWNVKVPPFKASKYLVTNQEFLEFVKDGGYENSKYWTKEGWKWKQFRKQQHPTFWVCRNNCQSGCGSELSTYSHCNLRLTDVNQKSMRDRWIWNGDQNGVVNIDHNTNGFLDHPGGIDRDVDIDLHNGGCIRKCCPYKLRLMFDVVNLPMDWPVEVNYHEAKAFCSWRGPDFRLPTEAEHHVMRGPQVSPTISTTCDIIFQDKVNANMNMTYGSSTPVNMYTPSEAGFCDVFGNVWEWVEDHFNGFEDFKSHHLYADFSTPTFDGRHNIIMGGSWVSTGDEASRFARYAFRRHFFQHLGFRVVKSVGYSVPVHLVGTPVFVLGVGVEDNKVTLPGTVESKAYISTTNSQYLDDDMEFLHQEVLSSFGDLMGVESDAESYKHLVTACKEAIRKFECPVKKALDIMCSVGRFSYELSKDFDEVSAIDHSGRLLDAAIRIQEGKVLNIKGAGELLKVNISLDEIKPNIDRVRFQQLTWLPNEIGMFDFIIVSQLHRLSNPKAWLIRLWEIIDPKGLLVIKTNAQWDIEALKAILGSKFQLLESHVASETREGLSKCVRSRSSISIWRLKH; this comes from the exons ATGGCTGTCTTTGAACCAAGCGGGGCACACGTGCTTCACTCGATGAAACCGTGCGATTTGTCATGTTGCACCAAAAG CGAGATCAAGAAATACTTTCAAAATACTTATGATCTATACGAGACTCTGTTTAAAGCACTCAAAG aTGAGTCATCATTTTATAAGTGCCCTGATCGTCTCCGTCTACCTCTCATATTTTACTTTGGCCACACTGCTGCTGTTTATGTCAACAAACTATTGCTTGCAGGACTGTTAAAG GAAAACTATCGAATGGGAGGTAGTTTTGTGTGGCCAAAGGTCTGGGAAGTAGCACAATATCGTCAGAAAGTACGTCAAGCTGTTTTGGATGTAATTGAGGACACACAACTGGAACTGCCAATAACACAGGAAAGCAGATGG TGGGCTGTTTTCATGGGACTTGAACATGAGAG AGTCCACTTTGAGACATCATCAGTTCTGATTCGACAGATGCCATTAGAACTTGTCAGAAAGCCTGAAGGATGGAAATATGGACCAGTGACAACAG GCGTTCCTGTGTTGTCAAATCCCATGATTGAAACAGAGGAACAGTCTGTAAGCTTGGGAAAGCCAGGAAACTTTCCATCGTATGGCTGGGACAATGAGTATGGTCAGTGGAATGTCAA GGTACCACCATTCAAAGCATCCAAGTATTTGGTGACTAACCAGGAATTCTTGGAGTTTGTTAAAGATGGTGGATATGAGAATTCTAAGTACTGGACGAAAGAAG GCTGGAAGTGGAAACAATTTCGCAAACAACAGCATCCCACTTTCTGGGTTTGTCGAAACAATTGTCAATCAGGGTGCGGTTCTGAATTGTCAACCTACTCACACTGCAACCTACGACTGACAGATGTCAATCAAAAGAGCATGAGAGACCGTTGGATTTGGAACGGAGATCAAAATGGTGTTGTCAACATCGACCACAATACAAACGGCTTTTTAGATCACCCTGGTGGCATTGATAGAGATGTAGACATTGATTTGCATAACGGTGGCTGCATTAGGAAATGCTGCCCTTACAA ATTGCGTCTTATGTTTGATGTGGTTAATTTACCAATGGACTGGCCAGTTGAGGTGAATTATCATGAAGCCAAGGCTTTTTGCTCATGGAGGGGCCCAGACTTCCGCCTGCCCACAGAGGCCGAGCACCATGTTATGCGAGGACCTCAG GTCTCTCCTACCATCAGTACCACATGCGATATCATTTTCCAGGACAAAGTAAATGCCAACATGAACATGACCTATGGTTCCTCTACT CCTGTCAACATGTATACACCCTCGGAAGCTGGCTTCTGTGATGTTTTTGGGAATGTGTGGGAATGGGTAGAAGACCACTTTAATGGATTTGAAGACTTCAAAAGTCATCATCTATACGCCGATTTTTCAACACCGACGTTCGATGGAAGGCATAACATAATAATG GGTGGCAGCTGGGTTTCTACTGGAGATGAAGCATCACGTTTTGCCCGCTATGCCTTCCGTCGCCATTTCTTTCAGCATCTTGGTTTTAGAGTGGTTAAGTCAGTTGGGTATAGTGTTCCTGTGCACTTGGTTGGTACACCTGTGTTTGTACTAGGCGTTGGTGTGGAAG ACAATAAGGTCACACTACCCGGCACTGTTGAAAGCAAGGCTTATATCAGCACTACAAACTCACAGTATTTAGATGATGACATGGAGTTTTTGCACCAAGAAGTGTTGTCCAGCTTTGGAGATCTCATG GGAGTTGAAAGTGATGCTGAAAGCTATAAACATCTTGTAACTGCTTGCAAAGAAGCTATACGGAAGTTTGAATGCCCAGTGAAGAAGGCTTTGGACATAATGTGCTCAGTTGGTCGGTTTTCGTATGAACTCAGCAAGGATTTTGACGAG GTTAGTGCTATAGACCACAGTGGTCGCTTGTTAGACGCTGCCATCAGGATTCAAGAAGGAAAAGTGCTGAATATTAAGGGTGCTGGAGAATTGTTGAAGGTCAACATTTCATTAGATGAAATCAAACCTAACATTGATCGAGTAAGGTTTCAGCAG CTCACCTGGTTGCCAAATGAGATTGGTATGTTTGACTTCATTATTGTGTCGCAGCTTCATCGCCTGTCCAACCCAAAAG CCTGGCTGATTCGCTTGTGGGAGATCATTGACCCAAAGGGACTGCTGGTGATCAAAACCAATGCTCAATGGGATATAGAAGCTCTCAAGGCAATACTAGGAAGCAA ATTTCAACTGTTGGAGTCACATGTTGCTTCAGAAACAAGGGAGGGGCTGAGTAAATGTGTCAGGAGTCGCTCAAGCATCAGCATATGGCGTTTGAAGCATTGA
- the LOC141865972 gene encoding phosphoglucomutase-1-like: MEVTKIATSPFDGQKPGTSGLRKAVTVFQQPNYTENFVQCILDSIPQDERKNCTLVVGGDGRFFMREAIQLIAKMAAANEVGELVIGQNGIFSTPAVSCVIRKIKARGGILLTASHNPGGPNGDFGIKYNTENGGPAPEGVTNEIYSRTQTIQYYKICNEISVDLATVGSTAWEVEGRTFTVSVRDSVDDYTQLMKEIFDFDLLKKLISGENGHPPFTFVANAMHGVTGPYLKRILCKELGAPETATVKCDPKEDFGGHHPDPNQTYAADLVELLKKGVHQLGAAFDGDGDRNMILGQTGFFVTPSDSVAVIADNAKCIPYFTKAGLKGVARSMPTGAAIDRVGQKLGIECFETPTGWKFFGNLMDAQRISLCGEESFGTGSDHIREKDGVWALLAWMSIIASTKMSVKDVLKDFWKKYGRGFFVRCDYENVESEGANKMMELLRKAADDGSLVNEIFKGGSGDNQKSYQVKSMDDFSYTDPIDGSVSKKQGVRIVFTDGSRLVFRLSGTGSAGATIRVYVESYEPDEAKHMLDAQVVLKPLLDIGLSISQLQQFTGRDAPTVTT, translated from the exons ATGGAAGTTACCAAAATAGCTACTTCTCCTTTCGATGGGCAAAAGCCAGGTACTTCGGGTCTACGAAAAGCGGTGACGGTATTTCAGCAACCGAACTACACGGAGAATTTCGTACAATGTATTTTGGACTCGATTCCCCAGGACGAAAGGAAAAATTGTACCCTAGTTGTCGGAGGCGATGGAAGGTTCTTTATGCGAGAAGCTATTCAGCTTATCGCGAAAATGGCAGCGGCAAATGAG GTTGGTGAACTTGTCATTGGCCAGAATGGAATCTTTTCTACGCCAGCTGTATCTTGTGTCAtcagaaaaattaaagcaagAG GTGGTATCCTTCTTACTGCAAGTCACAACCCAGGGGGACCTAATGGTGACTTTGGAATCAAATACAACACTGAAAATGGAG GACCAGCACCCGAGGGCGTCACTAATGAAATCTACTCAAGAACACAAACAATCCAATATTACAAAATCTGCAATGAGATCTCTGTTGACCTGGCTACCGTTGGCAGCACTGCCTGGGAAGTTGAGGGACGCACCTTCACTGTGTCAGTGAGAGACTCTGTGGATGATTACACTCAGCTTATGAAGGAGATTTTTGACTTTGATCTGCTGAAGAAGCTGATTTCTGGAGAAAATGGTCACCCACCTTTCACATTTGTTGCAAATGCTATGCATGGAG TGACTGGTCCATATTTGAAAAGAATCTTGTGCAAGGAACTTGGTGCTCCTGAAACGGCTACAGTGAAATGTGATCCGAAAGAGGACTTTGGAG GTCATCATCCTGACCCCAATCAAACGTACGCTGCGGATCTTGTCGAATTACTCAAGAAGGGCGTTCATCAATTAGGAGCTGCGTTTGATGGTGATGGG GATCGTAACATGATTCTTGGGCAAACTGGATTTTTCGTGACCCCGTCCGACTCTGTCGCTGTGATAGCCGACAACGCAAAGTGTATTCCATACTTCACCAAAGCCGGATTGAAAGGCGTGGCCCGGAGCATGCCAACTGGAGCCGCTATTGATAGAGTTGGACAGAAACTGGGCATCGAATGCTTTGAAACTCCGACAG GCTGGAAATTCTTTGGAAACCTAATGGATGCTCAGCGCATTTCACTCTGTGGCGAGGAGAGCTTTGGAACCGGCTCAGATCACATTCGAGAGAAAGACGGGGTTTGGGCCTTGCTTG CTTGGATGTCTATCATAGCAAGCACAAAAATGTCCGTAAAGGATGTGCTGAAAGATTTCTGGAAGAAATATGGCAGAGGATTTTTCGTAAG gtgCGATTACGAAAATGTTGAATCTGAAGGCGCCAACAAGATGATGGAGCTACTGCGCAAGGCAGCTGACGATGGGTCGTTGGTGAATGAAATCTTTAAGGGAGGAAGTGGAGACAATCAAAAATCCTACCAAGTCAAGTCAATGGATGACTTCTCTTACACTGATCCTATTGACGGAAGTGTGTCAAAGAAACAG GGTGTTCGTATAGTCTTCACTGATGGGTCTCGCCTCGTTTTCCGACTCAGTGGAACAGGAAGCGCTGGAGCGACAATTCGAGTTTACGTTGAAAGTTATGAACCAGATGAAGCGAAGCATATGTTGGATGCTCag GTCGTATTGAAACCTTTACTGGACATAGGTTTGAGCATTTCTCAATTACAGCAGTTTACTGGACGGGATGCCCCCACTGTAACCACATAG
- the LOC141865969 gene encoding uncharacterized protein LOC141865969 isoform X1 — MAVFEPSGAHVLHSMKPCDLSCCTKSEIKKYFQNTYDLYETLFKALKDESSFYKCPDRLRLPLIFYFGHTAAVYVNKLLLAGLLKERINFAFETLFETGVDEMSWDDVENYRMGGSFVWPKVWEVAQYRQKVRQAVLDVIEDTQLELPITQESRWWAVFMGLEHERVHFETSSVLIRQMPLELVRKPEGWKYGPVTTGVPVLSNPMIETEEQSVSLGKPGNFPSYGWDNEYGQWNVKVPPFKASKYLVTNQEFLEFVKDGGYENSKYWTKEGWKWKQFRKQQHPTFWVCRNNCQSGCGSELSTYSHCNLRLTDVNQKSMRDRWIWNGDQNGVVNIDHNTNGFLDHPGGIDRDVDIDLHNGGCIRKCCPYKLRLMFDVVNLPMDWPVEVNYHEAKAFCSWRGPDFRLPTEAEHHVMRGPQVSPTISTTCDIIFQDKVNANMNMTYGSSTPVNMYTPSEAGFCDVFGNVWEWVEDHFNGFEDFKSHHLYADFSTPTFDGRHNIIMGGSWVSTGDEASRFARYAFRRHFFQHLGFRVVKSVGYSVPVHLVGTPVFVLGVGVEDNKVTLPGTVESKAYISTTNSQYLDDDMEFLHQEVLSSFGDLMGVESDAESYKHLVTACKEAIRKFECPVKKALDIMCSVGRFSYELSKDFDEVSAIDHSGRLLDAAIRIQEGKVLNIKGAGELLKVNISLDEIKPNIDRVRFQQLTWLPNEIGMFDFIIVSQLHRLSNPKAWLIRLWEIIDPKGLLVIKTNAQWDIEALKAILGSKFQLLESHVASETREGLSKCVRSRSSISIWRLKH, encoded by the exons ATGGCTGTCTTTGAACCAAGCGGGGCACACGTGCTTCACTCGATGAAACCGTGCGATTTGTCATGTTGCACCAAAAG CGAGATCAAGAAATACTTTCAAAATACTTATGATCTATACGAGACTCTGTTTAAAGCACTCAAAG aTGAGTCATCATTTTATAAGTGCCCTGATCGTCTCCGTCTACCTCTCATATTTTACTTTGGCCACACTGCTGCTGTTTATGTCAACAAACTATTGCTTGCAGGACTGTTAAAG GAGAGGATAAATTTTGCCTTTGAGACCCTGTTTGAGACTGGTGTTGATGAGATGTCATGGGATGATGTG GAAAACTATCGAATGGGAGGTAGTTTTGTGTGGCCAAAGGTCTGGGAAGTAGCACAATATCGTCAGAAAGTACGTCAAGCTGTTTTGGATGTAATTGAGGACACACAACTGGAACTGCCAATAACACAGGAAAGCAGATGG TGGGCTGTTTTCATGGGACTTGAACATGAGAG AGTCCACTTTGAGACATCATCAGTTCTGATTCGACAGATGCCATTAGAACTTGTCAGAAAGCCTGAAGGATGGAAATATGGACCAGTGACAACAG GCGTTCCTGTGTTGTCAAATCCCATGATTGAAACAGAGGAACAGTCTGTAAGCTTGGGAAAGCCAGGAAACTTTCCATCGTATGGCTGGGACAATGAGTATGGTCAGTGGAATGTCAA GGTACCACCATTCAAAGCATCCAAGTATTTGGTGACTAACCAGGAATTCTTGGAGTTTGTTAAAGATGGTGGATATGAGAATTCTAAGTACTGGACGAAAGAAG GCTGGAAGTGGAAACAATTTCGCAAACAACAGCATCCCACTTTCTGGGTTTGTCGAAACAATTGTCAATCAGGGTGCGGTTCTGAATTGTCAACCTACTCACACTGCAACCTACGACTGACAGATGTCAATCAAAAGAGCATGAGAGACCGTTGGATTTGGAACGGAGATCAAAATGGTGTTGTCAACATCGACCACAATACAAACGGCTTTTTAGATCACCCTGGTGGCATTGATAGAGATGTAGACATTGATTTGCATAACGGTGGCTGCATTAGGAAATGCTGCCCTTACAA ATTGCGTCTTATGTTTGATGTGGTTAATTTACCAATGGACTGGCCAGTTGAGGTGAATTATCATGAAGCCAAGGCTTTTTGCTCATGGAGGGGCCCAGACTTCCGCCTGCCCACAGAGGCCGAGCACCATGTTATGCGAGGACCTCAG GTCTCTCCTACCATCAGTACCACATGCGATATCATTTTCCAGGACAAAGTAAATGCCAACATGAACATGACCTATGGTTCCTCTACT CCTGTCAACATGTATACACCCTCGGAAGCTGGCTTCTGTGATGTTTTTGGGAATGTGTGGGAATGGGTAGAAGACCACTTTAATGGATTTGAAGACTTCAAAAGTCATCATCTATACGCCGATTTTTCAACACCGACGTTCGATGGAAGGCATAACATAATAATG GGTGGCAGCTGGGTTTCTACTGGAGATGAAGCATCACGTTTTGCCCGCTATGCCTTCCGTCGCCATTTCTTTCAGCATCTTGGTTTTAGAGTGGTTAAGTCAGTTGGGTATAGTGTTCCTGTGCACTTGGTTGGTACACCTGTGTTTGTACTAGGCGTTGGTGTGGAAG ACAATAAGGTCACACTACCCGGCACTGTTGAAAGCAAGGCTTATATCAGCACTACAAACTCACAGTATTTAGATGATGACATGGAGTTTTTGCACCAAGAAGTGTTGTCCAGCTTTGGAGATCTCATG GGAGTTGAAAGTGATGCTGAAAGCTATAAACATCTTGTAACTGCTTGCAAAGAAGCTATACGGAAGTTTGAATGCCCAGTGAAGAAGGCTTTGGACATAATGTGCTCAGTTGGTCGGTTTTCGTATGAACTCAGCAAGGATTTTGACGAG GTTAGTGCTATAGACCACAGTGGTCGCTTGTTAGACGCTGCCATCAGGATTCAAGAAGGAAAAGTGCTGAATATTAAGGGTGCTGGAGAATTGTTGAAGGTCAACATTTCATTAGATGAAATCAAACCTAACATTGATCGAGTAAGGTTTCAGCAG CTCACCTGGTTGCCAAATGAGATTGGTATGTTTGACTTCATTATTGTGTCGCAGCTTCATCGCCTGTCCAACCCAAAAG CCTGGCTGATTCGCTTGTGGGAGATCATTGACCCAAAGGGACTGCTGGTGATCAAAACCAATGCTCAATGGGATATAGAAGCTCTCAAGGCAATACTAGGAAGCAA ATTTCAACTGTTGGAGTCACATGTTGCTTCAGAAACAAGGGAGGGGCTGAGTAAATGTGTCAGGAGTCGCTCAAGCATCAGCATATGGCGTTTGAAGCATTGA